In a genomic window of Ranitomeya imitator isolate aRanImi1 chromosome 5, aRanImi1.pri, whole genome shotgun sequence:
- the LOC138681061 gene encoding alpha-1,6-mannosyl-glycoprotein 2-beta-N-acetylglucosaminyltransferase-like produces MRLTLHKKKIAALLLLLGMAFGTWLLLTSSRLDDAPPTEPLSGERRDPSGFRPPLGAPLQMRLAAYRNNLRQPVLNAELFPGRPELVVVVQVRGGPGSGSRLRLLAESLRSAGPGATGRLLLVLSMEQPSPEATEAMRSIDFCRVLPLYFPYSLSFYPNEFPGSDPSDCPRDLPKESALLKGCTNAEYPDSHGHYREAAFTQDKHHWWWKLHFSWERVRELSGHSEHVLFLEEGDYLLPDWLHVLRLMQKQCREEGCHMLSLGGISVPEPTPEQMELSSFVASRHSAAITVPRETYYQLMGCLAEFCTYDDYNWDWSLQHVSAACLAHPLKVLSARLPRVLTLPAKAEDGGLCGRSGPCSNIDAASQSLRAKVRELSGQLFPKTMTVASRQQEVRNPPAMKNGGWGDIRDHTLCQSYAQL; encoded by the coding sequence ATGCGGCTGACACTGCACAAGAAGAAGATCGCCGCCCTGCTGCTGCTCCTGGGGATGGCATTCGGCACCTGGCTGCTGCTCACGTCCTCCCGTCTGGACGACGCTCCCCCCACAGAGCCACTGTCCGGTGAGAGGAGAGACCCCTCTGGTTTCCGGCCCCCGCTGGGCGCCCCGCTACAGATGAGACTGGCAGCATACCGTAACAACCTGCGCCAGCCGGTCCTCAACGCAGAACTGTTTCCTGGTCGGCCggagctggtggtggtggtgcaggtCCGCGGGGGGCCGGGCAGTGGGTCCAGGCTGCGGTTACTGGCCGAGTCTCTGCGGAGCGCTGGGCCCGGTGCCACCGGCCGCCTCCTGCTGGTGCTGAGCATGGAGCAGCCGAGCCCAGAGGCCACCGAAGCCATGAGGTCCATAGACTTTTGCCGGGTGCTGCCTCTCTACTTCCCGTACAGTCTGAGCTTCTACCCGAATGAGTTTCCTGGCAGTGACCCATCCGACTGCCCGCGGGATCTGCCCAAAGAGTCTGCCCTGCTGAAGGGCTGCACCAACGCGGAGTACCCCGACAGCCACGGGCACTACCGGGAGGCCGCCTTCACCCAAGACAAGCACCACTGGTGGTGGAAGCTGCACTTCTCCTGGGAGCGGGTGCGGGAGCTGAGCGGGCACAGTGAGCACGTCCTGTTCCTAGAGGAGGGCGACTACCTGCTCCCGGACTGGCTGCACGTCCTGCGGCTCATGCAGAAGCAATGCCGGGAGGAAGGCTGCCACATGCTGAGCCTGGGGGGCATCAGTGTCCCGGAGCCCACCCCGGAGCAGATGGAGCTGAGCAGCTTTGTGGCCTCGCGGCACAGCGCCGCCATCACCGTGCCACGAGAGACGTACTACCAGCTGATGGGCTGCCTGGCGGAGTTCTGCACCTACGATGACTACAACTGGGACTGGAGCTTACAGCACGTCTCTGCCGCCTGCCTGGCACACCCGCTCAAGGTGCTGTCTGCCCGCCTGCCGCGAGTGCTGACGCTGCCCGCCAAGGCTGAGGACGGCGGCCTGTGCGGGCGCTCCGGGCCCTGCTCCAATATCGACGCCGCCTCCCAGTCTCTGCGGGCAAAAGTGCGGGAACTGAGCGGCCAACTCTTCCCAAAGACCATGACGGTAGCCAGCCGGCAGCAAGAAGTGCGCAACCCCCCGGCCATGAAGAACGGCGGCTGGGGGGACATCCGGGACCACACACTGTGCCAGTCCTATGCCCAGCTCTGA